The Perca flavescens isolate YP-PL-M2 chromosome 8, PFLA_1.0, whole genome shotgun sequence DNA window CTCTCACGCAGGCACAGAACAAACATGgtagttgggtgtcatctgtAATCTTTGCGTTGTGTTCATGTGCAATTTTTTGGCCAAGACAAAGGCGAGGCACGCCTCAGTCAGACTATTTCTTGGTTGtctgcttggtgtgtcagggctttTAGGCGTTCTTTCTGCTGCCGGGAGACTACACGTTCTCCTTGTGGAATGATTAAAGTTTGTTGATTTGCCCTGTGGAAACTAAGAATTAAGTGCTTCATTTACGAGTGAAAGCCCAGATCTAGGTAAAAGAAATCGCCTAAAGTATCTTTAGTGTTATTAAAAACTGGATAGAGAACATAATGTAACATGTAGAGTTCATGTTCAGCTGCAGTGGGTGTGGTGAGGTTAAACCTGTGATGTGTCCTTGACAGCTGTTACACATTCATCTTTCAAGGTGCAGCCTCGCTGCTGTAGAAGTGCCAGGTGTTGTGAAAGACACTTTAAAGTTATAAGTTAATTATTGTATTGGTTTATTATGTCCTTAAATCTTGATAAGTGACCCTccctgtatttatttttaactagACCCATTAAGTGAAAGTTTTCTTTGTTTAGGTGTTTATGTATCAATGTACTCTGACTGTTTGGATCTCAATCGCTGGTATCATGGGAAATCTGGATACGTTGCCATCATCAGGCTGACAAAGGtattgaaagaaagaaattgtGAAATATTTGTTAGGTATGTGgtcattgtgtttttgttcctaGAAAATATTTTATGAACAACATCTTTGTCCTTTCTTGTTACCAACAGGGTAGAGTTAAAAAGGTTTTAGAGAGCTACACCCAGAACTTCACTGCGCCCACTGTGGGGTTTGACTGTCATGTGTCAGAACAGTTGCCTTCAGTATCTGCCAAAACCAGCTCCTTTCTTGCCTTCGAGAGAACCCAGGTAAGAAGAGGCATGTGACTGGTGATGAAAATCATACAGCACAGCATTTCCCATTCTCCGTCCTATATAGAAGTGGTTCTCAAATATTTAACAATAATGTACCTCCTTtgaattttcttttcattcaagtaccccctgaccagcacaAAACATTTTCGGTAGAAAAAATAACCTTGCTATATAAAGAGGCACAATACAGCGCTAGCTGTCAGTGTTTAAACAACAATATTGTAACTGAAAACACTTAAATGCTACATTTCCAATGTTAAGAATCACTAAATCTATTCACAAATTTTGTTGTatcattattttaggaattatgcacaactgatatatatatatttttttatatatcttacgtaccccctgcagtactccaaagtacccctaggggtatgcgtacccccatttgagaaacgcTGCTATATATtgctagcctgggtaaaccctgacgaagttccggcaaatttgagatttgctccgcaagtcagtctggcgaagagcccattcaaacccatttccaatgtcctcaaaattgaggcaccaatcacaaccgctgaggcgggctttacaccaatcacaactgttgaggcgggctttatgcgacgaggatagcgcagcgacggtgagcagctttttgtttacattcaacatgacggctaccgaagccaTGCTTcgcgtgctcggccatgactggcgaccggcaggtcagtctgacatatgccgatttcatgccggtcaatgctacaattaactcacaacataagttatacgagttacagttctcaaggacgcacgcacgcacacacggacagagacacaatcctttctctcaacttctccgccgtgtgtggcGCGTACCCGCCAGATTTTGTGGTGGTAGTGCACTATATAGGCCATTTCCCCCAGCCTAAAAAAAATCCCAGTaacatctggcttttgtttTTGGTGGGAAAGGTTACAATCAGCCTTTATTCCCAGGACAAATAACTCTGCAGTTGTCATAGGGCTCGATTGGTTCCAGCGCCGGTCGACAGTGATAGAAACATGATGCCCGGGTGGACACGCTaattttctccctttttccaGCACGATGCTACGATGCACGTTGCCTATGGTGGTAGATGATGTTCTGTCATCTTGGCCACAAATCCGTCTCCGCCTAGCAGCGCTTGGACATCACTTCATATTAGTCGGCACCGAGTTTGATAGAGAGACTGAATAAGTAACAGATAAAGAGAAGCAACCACCGTAACATCGTCACAAGCTTCCATTTTGCTTTCTACTGTTTACTAACCCTGTTTTCCAGCGTGTTCGTGATGTTGAATGTGACacaccaggaaaaaaaaacaaaaggcatACTCGCCTACTGGCAATAGAGAAGGACTCTATTGCCTATTTTTAACATATATTTACCCAAACTTAAAACCCTGCAAAAGCATGTTAATTTTAGTGGAACAGGGGTATATGTGTTTTTCTAATCTTTCTGTGTGTACTTCCTTATGAGCACAATATTGTTGAGTACTTTTAGGCAGCTCAAGTGCGTCTTGCTTTGTCCTTGCAGTATTACATGTATGAGCTGCTAGATGATGGAAGTAATGTGACGACTCAATCTCCCAGCGCTGCCTGTCCTTTTGCCATTGTATCATTTTCATACACGGATACCAAAGCAACGATTGTAGCATCACAGGAGAAAAGGTTCTGTATCACTACAGCAACACATGTACTTTACCAAATACTATTTTATACAAATTAATAATAGTAATGTCAAATTGATCattgttttcatatttctttCAGTGAGGTGAAAAATCTCGGTAAGTAAATATTGTTGTCTAAAAGATCCATTTACTGAAAATTGATTGTTATGAATTTCCTAATTTAATtctccaccaccaccagtttgtcattactttcctTGGAGGGGTCAGCTTCAAATAGGCACCCTGTTCTATGATGTTGGTCTGAGGTCTACAGTGGCCTTAATCCCTGCAGAACTGTAAGTTAAACTGTGAAAATAGAAAATACACACCTTTTTTAATTCTTAAATGTCTTTGATGATTTAAATTATAACCTATTTTCTGTACTTTGTCTTATTTTTCCATTGTAGACCACCAGTGGTGAAAATTGGCAGAGCCATTTCCATGTCAGATCTGAGAAAGCTATTGCCAAGGGCTGTCTTTGAAACCTGCTTCTCTGGTGAAGGTGTGTTTGAAATATTAGAAAAAACAGCCTTATTAACCAAGAGTTAGAAATGGTGTCTCAAGAAAATTCTTAGATTTTTTGAATATATCGTTGATGAATTTGGCTTTTTTATGTCTTTCAGTCTTTCTAGATGGCTTATACTTTAGTCTGTATGAGTTAGTTTCTTCTGAGGCAGTAGAAACCAACTCACTCCCTCTACTTCTGCGTGAGATCAAGGAGAAAGATCTTGTGAGTTTCTGTTTATTGTCAACTTTTCAGAGATTGTGAGGCTTAGGTTAGTCAttccataaaatgtcaaaaataatcacaaatacCCTTCACGATTTATCAGAGCCCATAGTGGTGGTTTATTCAGTTTGGTCACAGTCAGAAACGTATAGTATTCTATTTTAACTGATATGAAATGCAGGAAACCAAGCAAACCCTTACATTTTTACAATTGTAACCAGCaaattattggtattttttaaatcaaagaatgacaattaattattaataaacaaacaattatttattgTTGGAATTATCaatcattttctgtcaattgacTAATCAATTGTTTCAACACTGGAAATTCCCAGTCAATCTAATCAGTTTCCATGATAATATTAGATTTTCCTTGCCGTCAACATCCAAAAACTGTATCTGACAAACTTGCTCATTTATGCACAGGCTCTCACTATTCAGCTGAATGATGGTGGTTTTCTTATCCTGTTGCACTCCTCACATTTCCTCACATATGATGGTAAGATATAAAAATGATGTTGTCGGTCTCACGACAAAACCTGCTGAATTCTATTTTTGTTTACAACCATGATATAACTTCATATCGGCCACATACAgtatctttttgtttttccagatACTGGTTCCAGTGCAACTGATGTCCTGCAAGGCATGTTTGTGTTTCCAGTCTCGCAGGTTATACAGACAGGTGATTACAGCATGTGTTTAACAgtggatattttcatttaaaggtcccatgacatggtgctctttggatgcttttatatagacctcagtggtcccctaaaactgtatctgaagtctctttcccaaaattcagacTTGGTGCataattacagccactagagccagtcctacaatgagctttccttagtatgtgccatttctgtgtctgtagctattgaggaggagaaagggggagtgggggggaaaggtggagggtggggtgtggccttgaccaactgccactttgctcgtttgaaagccatgatgtctctctctcacgggtgggccaaattctctgggcgggcaaagcagagaaaggggaggtaaccttgctccttatgacctcataaggagaagattcctgatcggcccatctgagcttttattttctcaaaggcagagcaggatacccagggctcggttcacacctatcaccatttctagccactgggggaccataggcaggctgcgggaacgcatattaatgttaaaaaacctcataaagtgaaattttcatgccatgggaccttttttaatatgttgatatatttataaataGAAAAGCAGAGATTAAACAAGTGCTTTTTCTTGATTTTTCACAGACACCAAATCTGGAGGGAAAAAGCCTGCCATTTCATCTGAAATACTGCAGGTTCTACAGGTGCTTAATTATGCAGAAGGCGAAGTTGAGAAAACATCCATTGACCCAGGTGAAGAACTGTGTGAAGTCTTGGCACAGCATATGCAGCGTTACGCAGCCCTGATAAATCCTGGGTTGGCGTTAAGTCCTGCAAGGGAACTCAGCATCTTTCCAGATCAGTATGATGTGCTGGATGCCCACAAGCACCTCTACTCATGCCCGGAGTTGACTAACAGGGCATGGCAGAGCTTCAGGTCATACTTGAGCAAACCAGTCTCTTTTCAACTGCCATTGTCCAAAGCTTCAGAAATCCTGGCACCTAGACAAGAGGAGCGAATAGAAGACCTTGATGATGATGTCTACATCTGTCTGTCATCTCCTGAGGAGGCACCAGCCAATCCTGTTAGCATGGAGTCAGAGGACCAGTTGACAGGCCAGAGATCTCCTGTAAACATTGAAACACCTGTTGACAGTTGTATAACAAGTGCTGCAGTACAAGTTGACGTAACAGCTGTGCCTCAGAATGTTGTACCAGATGATTTGCATGCTGGGGATGCTACTAAATACACTGGCAAATCTGATATGACTGTGCTGATCAAAACTGATGACATGGGGGCAAAAAATGTCTTGACTGCCTCTACATCACATGACCTTCCTGCAGAGCTGATTGTCAGCATCACATCGGCAGAGCGAACTGTCACTGATGAGAGTTTAGGTATGATCAGTACTGTGTCTGCAACAATGCATAATGACATTCAACTTTCTGGTTTTTCAACAGCCAAATTACAAATGACAGGAGTGAACTCTCTGAATGATAAGACTGTTACAACCAAAAAGGTTTTGGATTGCCCTGAGTTCACCAAACTCACGAAAACACAAAAGAGGAAACTACGTAGGGGACATTACAAAGGTCGGAAAGGGGTATCTAAAGTGTGCGTTGAGACTCGAAGTTTACAAATACCAGTGGAGGATGACAATTTGAAGAGTCAGAAGGAAGACCAGGCCAAGGAATCATCAGGCCACCCACAGTTGAGTAATCCTTCTTATATTGAGCGGAGGAAAGTACAGAGGCGACAGTGCAAATTTAGAAAACCATCATCTGTTCGTTTAGCGGTTGCAGAGGAGAAACAAGTAGACCCTGGACAGCAGAACTCTGAAAGCACATTTTTAATGGAACTTGAAACTTTTCCTCTGAGAAAGAAAACTGAGCGCTGGGACTTAAAGCCGGTCATCAGCGAATGTGGAAGAATCTTGGTGCCTCATGGCTCTCTAGATATTGCTGATCAGATTAAGTCTTTAAAGGataagattacatctacaaaAGATGAAAAAATGTTGGTTGATGCCTCTGTTAATGACACAGTCGAAATGGAGCAGGAGTCTAGCACTGCTCCAAAGACAGCAGTGGATGAAACAGAGGCTACAACATCCAAGGATGGAGGAAACCATTTTCAAATTGTTGTTAATGATGTTAATCCTGAACACAATATTTTGAGACCTTCAGATGATGGCAATGGTTTATTGACTTTGAATCAAGAGAGTACTGAACATTCTTCAAAGACTGATTCCACAGCAACTTCTCCCTCAGAAGCAGTTAAAGAAAAGCATACTAATACTCTCTCCCCAGAAAAGATTGCCACAAAAGGTGAATTATTGTTGAGTAAATTGAAATCAGTTCTTCtaagaggaaagagaaaaatgGATTTACTTGTGTCAAAGGAGATGACTGCAGATACTGCCCAAGACACTGAGCCCCATCTCAAGAAGGGCAAAGTTGATTCAGACACTGGGATGCTGAAGAGTAATTATACAATTACAAGTGTCCAGGACACCAATGCGCATGTCAAGGAAGTTTCAAAGATGCTGTCAGTTGACCCTCTTTTTGCATATGCCCTAGGCCTGACCCCTAAAGAGACACCAGATAAGATAAAGAAAACTGAGGGTCAGGATACTCAACAAAGGCAAGACTCATCAGAGACCCAAGAACAAACCATTTTAGACAAACAACCTCAAATCATACACAGGCCTCCATCAATCTTTCCAAGAAGGGGAAGGATTAAAATGCTCAAAAAGCATCAAGGCATCTCTGCAGATAATGTGAAAAAGAAATGTGAGTTCTATTTCAAAATTCTGAAATATGGAAATGGTATTTTGTGCATGATAATTAACACATCTTCAGTATTGTGCATGATATTGAAACTGACTGACCATTTTCTTGGATCTGTCACCTTTGCAACTGTCCTCAGCTTGCTATCACTGCGCTTGGCTAAGTCTTGGCTAGTTCTTAGTTTGCTTTTGCTCTTCTCTTGCCTGTGCTGCATTTTTGCCTGTCCTATGCATCTGCACCCAAACATGTTGTCATTGGCTTAATAAACCAATCCCTTTGTTTGAAACAGTGGCATATTTTACAAGTTGGTGACAGGTCCCTAATAGTAAAACAGGTATATTTCAAATGCTTTCAATGTgctactttttattttcatgctgtttctctttttctcctctgttTTGTCTTCACAGGGTGGTTGCATTTTCAAACCCCAGCTTGTTATGCCAGTGAAAAACTCAATTACAAAGAGTGTACTAGGGATAATTCTGTCACCAAGACTGTTAAGGAAAAAATGAACAGTGCTTGCTCATCTACAGATGCTTTGAACTTACTTGCTGACTTGGCACTCAGTGCCAGTAATGACCAGGTTCCACCACAACCAGACCCAGCACTTGAGAGAGAACCTGAGACAAGTTTGAAGAAGTGTGACCTTACAAAAGATGTTACCACTGCTGAACAAGAGTCAGTTCTTCATGCTCTGCTTAGACAGCCTGCTGCTAGATCCATGCGGCCTCTTGAGTCTCCTTCACCAAGCCATCTTATGGGAGGTAGTGAATTGGTTGGTTTGGTATCTAAAGAACATGCTTACTCATTGCCCCCATCTTCCTCTCTACTGTTGGGTTTGCCAGGTACACCCTTCCAGGTATCTCCTTTAAGTGGTTCTACCAGACTGCTGCACCATCACCAGACAATGTATGGCGATGGAATTAAAACACTACACCCATCTgtcagccagacagacagaagtgaaAACTACCACAGGACTCCAGAATACTTGGAAAAACACATGGTGTGCAGAAGAAAGTTCAGACACTCCCGTACCTTTGTTGACAAGGATGGATCTATCCAAGTCACAAAGGAATGGAAAGAAAACTATGACTTTAATCTAGACAGCAAGTTCACAAATGACTCAAAGGATAGAACTATCGTCCGAGCCTTGCATGGGTATGTACATATGTGTTACTTTTTTATACAAAGAATCTtaacataaaagtaaaaaaaagtatcttttAACATAATTTCAGTGCTATACTTGTTTGTATCTAGTTGAGAAATGTGGGCAATATGTGGTAACATTGACTTTTAGGTCAGATGACATAATAACCAATTATTCAATTGAAAGAGCTAATTTTTTGTACATTTCACATATTTGACAGCCCGTGGGATTTCTCCATGCAAGACACCAATGAAGAAGTGCGGCTCATCGTCCACATGTGGATTGGTCTGTTCTACAGCCGGTCCACAGCCAGGTTCTTTCATGTTGACTCATACCCATGTTCAGAAGAGAGTGATTCTTTGGAAATGCCTAGTGGAATGGTATCAACACTGGCTCAATCTGAGCTCAAGGCTAATTCATTTGCTCCTTTCCCGAGTGTAACAGACGCTTCAGACCATTCGATTTCAAAAGCTTTGGACCTCAGCAAAAAACAGGATTCTGTGTTGGACCAAGGATCTGTGGTTTTGGACTTGTCACTGAGAAACTCAAATGCAGAGATTGTCACTTCAGATCCACAAGTCAACAGAAAAGAAACTTCTGTGTCTGGTGATCTGAAAGAAGCTATTGAAACATTGAAGACACTCAAGTCATCCATGGGGTTACAGGTGGCAAGCACAATTCAGGTTTGGTTCTAAGATTACCGTTACATTGAATACATGCATTTAATGTATTTGTAATGATTTCCAGATGGTCTTTAGAATATAGAACAATTAAAGGATCAGATTTGTGCGCTTGTTAAGTAGTAATAGACATATTTTCATCTGCATAATTAAGGGACTATCAATAAAGACTTATTATAAGAGGGTGAGTTGAAAGGGACAATAGTTTTCTGGCAGAGTGCTATGGCATCTTCATGGGATCACAAGAACTCTCTCTCAAAATCCCCTCAGATCTTTTATACATAGCTCCAAACAGTTGTCTCTGCATTCTGCAATGGAGACTTTGGACAGGGCTCTCTCATCTCCATCCTCCCCTGGGATGCTAAAAAATTGGAGGCTCTGATGGACATTTAGAGTTAAATTCACTACCCCGGTTTATTCTGTCAATCTACCAGGTTTTACCACCATCTGATATAAAGACTCTGAAATGCTATTTGGCACATATACCTGTTATTacacctggtattaaaatccGTCCTGAATAAtctgatcacaagtggacagttGTAAGTACATATGGGAATGCACCCACGACTCATTTCGGAGGTGGTCTgaaccacatacagtatgaccaCATTATTTTAGCAGTGTACAGAAATGTTTCCTGGGCCACATTAAGGACGGTGTACTCAACTATGAACAGTACTACCTActcattttaaagtattttagaGTAAATTGTGCTTTTTGGATGTTATTGTCATATTGTCTGTGATGTGTCGGTGTTTTTATTCCGGTGCTGCCTGCTCTTAAATATCCCTGAATTTCTGGAGCTCTGTGCCCTGCGGTTGCCTGCCTAGCCTAAAACAGGCAGCATCCTGGACAACTCCAGACAGGGAAAGTCCAGCTTCTATCCAGGAGCACAGAAATGAGGCCAACTACGTATAGTTGGTGCCATTCTGCCTCCTGTACAAGTCTCAACTCCTCCACCAAAGGTGACTATCCACCTACTGATTGGTAGTTTCAGTGGCTAGTGTTCAACTAGACAAGGGCTGCCCAACTAACCATGTACCAGgcccattatttatttttcttgagGGTGGTGATCCCAGAACAGAAAAGGCCATGCCTCCTGTGTTTGAGCTCAGACTGGGAAAGCCGTATAGCTTATATGTGATCCTGTGTAGACTACCCTCCAAGTCTTGGCTTCAAGAGGGAGCCCCATATTCCAGATAAGTTGGCTAAGTCCTGTTATGGCCTTCTCATAAGGGTGTTCAAATCACTCCTTTTCTGACCATGGACCAATTTTCAATGGGAGACCCTACCAAGAACTATTGTCCCAGACAACCCAACTCCCATGCAGTCTGATGTAAGTACATCCCAGCTTCCTGACGATGCCTCCTATGCTCCTAATAGTTTGCACCACATATACCAGAAGAACTATTGATGTTTGTGCACTTATTTTCAAGAGCCCTGTGCAGTGTCAGTCATGTACATACTTGTGCTGCACTCTGGTAATGTGCACATTCCACAGATGGACTGCACATACCATGCTTCTGATGTACTGCATGATGGCTACAGAGATTTAATCAAATGAAAGGGAATGGAATCATACATCTTATTTATTGTATTAGGACTGATGGGAATAAAGTAGACAGAGAAGCAGCAAATGTAATGCCAAAATGGGTACTTTGTTTATGACTGATGCACCTGTTAATGACAACTAGCTTTGTTATTGTGATTTACAGTATTCATTGTTTGAATTGCTGGTGCATTAATAGCATAGTGACCTCGAAAAGTCATGGCAAAACAGTAGTCACGGTTTTCACACAAAATATATGTAATTATTcttattctgttttctttttcttatttcagTGTAACAAAAAACAAGTACACTACACAGAGATCATCAATgagataaatgatgccggaaGCACCTATGAAAGTAAGAGGAAAATAGCTGGGAGCCTGGAGAACACCGGACTATCTTGTAAAGATGACCGAACATTCATTCTTGTTCAAGACGAGATGAAAAGTGTATCTATTCAGCCAGAAAATAATCCAACTGCTTCAGGAATTGGCAATGTGTTACATGGATGCAACAATGAGGAGACAAATGTGAAACATAGCATTGAAaataagaggaaaaaagcttGGAGTCTGGAGCACACTGATGTACCATTTTGTAAAGGTGATGAAACATTCATTGTTGTACAAAAAGAGATGGAAAGTGTATCCGTTCGACCAGAAAACCCAACTGCATCAGGAATTGGCCATGTGTTACATGGATTCAACAATGAGAAGACCGATATGAAAGATGGCCTTGAAAATAAGATGAAAAAAGCTGGGAGCCTGGAGCACACTGATGTACCATCTTGTAAAGGTGATGAAACATTCATTGTTGTACAAAAAGAGATGGAAAGCACATCTGTTCAGCCTGAAAATAATCCGACTGCTTCAGGAATTGGCCATGTGTTACATGGATGCAACAATGAGAAGACGGATATGAAAGATGGCATTGAAaataagaggaaaaaagctgGGAGCCTGGAGCACACTGATGTACCATTTTGTAAAGGTGATGAAACATTCATTGTTGTACAAAAAGAGATGGAAAGTGTATCTGTTCGACCAGAAAATCCAACTGCATCAGGAATTGGCCATGTGTTACATGGATGCAACAATGAGAAGACAGATCTGAAAGATGGCCTTGAAAATAAGATGAAAAAAGCTGGGAGGCTGGAGCACACTGATGTACCATCTTGTAAAGGTGATGAAACATTCATTGTTGTACAAAAAGAGATGGAAAGCGCATCTGTTCAGCCTGAAAATAATCTGACTGCTTCAGGAATTGGCCATGTGTTACATGGATGCAACAATGAGAAGACTGATACGAAAGATGGCATTggaaacaagagaaaaaaagctggGAGCCTGGAGCACACTGATGTACCATCCTGTAAAGGTGATGGAACATTCATTGTACAAAAAGAGATTGAAAGTGTATCTGTTCGACCAGAAAATCAGATTGCTTCAGGCCATGTGTTACATGGATGCAACAATGAGAAGACAGATATGAAAGATGGCAttaaaaattcagaagctacaGCAATgagtttagttcaaaaacatggAAAGGATTCAtcaaaatctgtgacagttgTAGAGGTAGACTCCAACAAAGAAGCAGGCAATGTGGTTCTTACAGTTAAGCATGATGCAATTGAATCCAAAGATGGGGAAAACTTGGAAGTGAAAGAAAATCCATACCAACAAGGAAATGTAGAACCTTCTCCAAAAGTGATTCTTACAGATGATGATTCAACAAACAAAGAGTCAGGTATAGTCTGCAATGGATATATTTTGGAAAATGAGAAGCAGTTATCTGGAGAGGAACCTATATCAGTCTCACCAGGCAAGGCTGAAAATGTTAAAGATGTGGATTGTTGTACAGTCTATAAAGGTAAAGTGATCGAAGATGAAGATCCCTTTGGAAAAGAAAATGGATTTGATGAGAAAGACAGTTGTGTTTCACCTGTGGAAGCTAATAGTGAATTGAGTGATCAACCACTACCTATGAATTGTGATGGCCCAGATTCAGTAAAGAAAGATTGCATTACAGAGTGTAATCAGAAACCGCCATTTGATGAGCAACCACCTAAACGCAACAAAGAAGATGCCTGCCATGATTTGCACTTGAGAATGCTGTGGGCAAATGGCAGTGTGTTGACAGATGAAAATGCCATTTCAGAAAAATCTCCTCACACTTCATCAGAAATGGAGCCTATTTCTAATGAACCAGCAGTTGAGGaaaattcaaaaaaatatatttgtttggcAGATAAGGCACATTATCAGAAGGCAGCATTACCCATGTCTGATGAGAACAACTGTTCGTTAGAGGTTTCTAACGCAAATGGGTCAATTCCCCAGACAAATGAGAGTGTTGA harbors:
- the tasor2 gene encoding uncharacterized protein tasor2 isoform X1 — its product is MESGNGGASRKGGVLVAVSESSGVFQNNILAPLKSAYLYEESKQSFRYTSAVLVKNPALEEKYCAFRAKRKEEGYSEEDLEESYGFLLFDDVNKANALGETGVLTGNSTCTTLGDPSKGVYVSMYSDCLDLNRWYHGKSGYVAIIRLTKGRVKKVLESYTQNFTAPTVGFDCHVSEQLPSVSAKTSSFLAFERTQYYMYELLDDGSNVTTQSPSAACPFAIVSFSYTDTKATIVASQEKSEVKNLVCHYFPWRGQLQIGTLFYDVGLRSTVALIPAELPPVVKIGRAISMSDLRKLLPRAVFETCFSGEVFLDGLYFSLYELVSSEAVETNSLPLLLREIKEKDLALTIQLNDGGFLILLHSSHFLTYDDTGSSATDVLQGMFVFPVSQVIQTDTKSGGKKPAISSEILQVLQVLNYAEGEVEKTSIDPGEELCEVLAQHMQRYAALINPGLALSPARELSIFPDQYDVLDAHKHLYSCPELTNRAWQSFRSYLSKPVSFQLPLSKASEILAPRQEERIEDLDDDVYICLSSPEEAPANPVSMESEDQLTGQRSPVNIETPVDSCITSAAVQVDVTAVPQNVVPDDLHAGDATKYTGKSDMTVLIKTDDMGAKNVLTASTSHDLPAELIVSITSAERTVTDESLGMISTVSATMHNDIQLSGFSTAKLQMTGVNSLNDKTVTTKKVLDCPEFTKLTKTQKRKLRRGHYKGRKGVSKVCVETRSLQIPVEDDNLKSQKEDQAKESSGHPQLSNPSYIERRKVQRRQCKFRKPSSVRLAVAEEKQVDPGQQNSESTFLMELETFPLRKKTERWDLKPVISECGRILVPHGSLDIADQIKSLKDKITSTKDEKMLVDASVNDTVEMEQESSTAPKTAVDETEATTSKDGGNHFQIVVNDVNPEHNILRPSDDGNGLLTLNQESTEHSSKTDSTATSPSEAVKEKHTNTLSPEKIATKGELLLSKLKSVLLRGKRKMDLLVSKEMTADTAQDTEPHLKKGKVDSDTGMLKSNYTITSVQDTNAHVKEVSKMLSVDPLFAYALGLTPKETPDKIKKTEGQDTQQRQDSSETQEQTILDKQPQIIHRPPSIFPRRGRIKMLKKHQGISADNVKKKWWLHFQTPACYASEKLNYKECTRDNSVTKTVKEKMNSACSSTDALNLLADLALSASNDQVPPQPDPALEREPETSLKKCDLTKDVTTAEQESVLHALLRQPAARSMRPLESPSPSHLMGGSELVGLVSKEHAYSLPPSSSLLLGLPGTPFQVSPLSGSTRLLHHHQTMYGDGIKTLHPSVSQTDRSENYHRTPEYLEKHMVCRRKFRHSRTFVDKDGSIQVTKEWKENYDFNLDSKFTNDSKDRTIVRALHGPWDFSMQDTNEEVRLIVHMWIGLFYSRSTARFFHVDSYPCSEESDSLEMPSGMVSTLAQSELKANSFAPFPSVTDASDHSISKALDLSKKQDSVLDQGSVVLDLSLRNSNAEIVTSDPQVNRKETSVSGDLKEAIETLKTLKSSMGLQVASTIQCNKKQVHYTEIINEINDAGSTYESKRKIAGSLENTGLSCKDDRTFILVQDEMKSVSIQPENNPTASGIGNVLHGCNNEETNVKHSIENKRKKAWSLEHTDVPFCKGDETFIVVQKEMESVSVRPENPTASGIGHVLHGFNNEKTDMKDGLENKMKKAGSLEHTDVPSCKGDETFIVVQKEMESTSVQPENNPTASGIGHVLHGCNNEKTDMKDGIENKRKKAGSLEHTDVPFCKGDETFIVVQKEMESVSVRPENPTASGIGHVLHGCNNEKTDLKDGLENKMKKAGRLEHTDVPSCKGDETFIVVQKEMESASVQPENNLTASGIGHVLHGCNNEKTDTKDGIGNKRKKAGSLEHTDVPSCKGDGTFIVQKEIESVSVRPENQIASGHVLHGCNNEKTDMKDGIKNSEATAMSLVQKHGKDSSKSVTVVEVDSNKEAGNVVLTVKHDAIESKDGENLEVKENPYQQGNVEPSPKVILTDDDSTNKESGIVCNGYILENEKQLSGEEPISVSPGKAENVKDVDCCTVYKGKVIEDEDPFGKENGFDEKDSCVSPVEANSELSDQPLPMNCDGPDSVKKDCITECNQKPPFDEQPPKRNKEDACHDLHLRMLWANGSVLTDENAISEKSPHTSSEMEPISNEPAVEENSKKYICLADKAHYQKAALPMSDENNCSLEVSNANGSIPQTNESVETECQNKVMANFNLIGVDHEDGDTQSIEGDQKVVNPIEKEQFYHQAHSPQCEAEAALTKETDLKQIEKTNVGLEKINIVSLIPFIGIDSSREDTVQQHDTHSQGKVEEVDQEEIPFISKTTYPETVQPTGLGGTSEMYSKKPERSAVKISLSLLDVRETNQPVVSGSESDDRCPTPTMDEKPFQYLTCSGPSNTSASAFSGSETSKNMTQKCLNTGSTSRKDEVPHKSTFNSDATPHHDLELRTHRVLQSIDKFRHQTSHTKTSSQIEAEKHSLDQTPNPKNKYIPTCFTTSHIASDFKDKKMQCNTTPAVVSASTSPELHTESTSNFLISPFKSKLEEVLGVKLQLKKTNSPVQQHHFERIDKLQENSVGQDCHPYRSIPCTESLQAIKPNIDQGRHKTTSQSNLSHELRSYSQRPVMAVKPSKTDECQAGCISKDKQIENAVMSHFSVNKPTETPVVTYTIPNTMFLEKKTESLKENFEGLNDDKQDASELSSKSSWLSNVSESNSDTAKFVLQDPLKQYQGRDISKLNYIPLSSFPAQSFESAKKFSKLVDGNQGFITYSSVEKVGQTTKESIEIDQKDCSDASTSHAVYKDGGIIDDRLFLGPQSSLMCTVYNTSRKTSYSFLEQVSQRCLQDDPTEASMEQECLIFSEQMKQLLKRSKRVPVRQQGTHDEVNLSCASPVTVHFCSLEEQEDSVDHLTAHLDVPSLLGQKIKVNMSDRKKTTEEDQTHSPNVSRGTGNPMEHAGVSAVTSECVRLYEEMMNDVCAVKKIPSRPHKHFRIHRSYSKAEPSNHFDFCDQMKREMDESFRSNLNSVVKKSCKTKYRFYVLLTSDDAFFEETKAQLEAEGHTAVQPSEFFLGEDSSSSLLIILRNEDIAEHICEVPHLLELKKSPGAQFAGIDEPDDVVNLTHQELFTRGGFVMFDRAALESLSFCEMKKMSEILQERSRTGKWKWMLHYRDSRRLKENARLSAEAKEKTHFLNWCQEAGILEVLPYHECDLMSREQPDYLTCLVRLQVQNISARYPVFITDTTTDSAFGKNGILTMTFDSFLTYSPSKPITA